The window CAACAAGGCCAATCACTGACACCCATGCAGACGCCATTGACGCGCGCAAGGCATCGCTGTAACGCTGCTCTATTGCGAACGTAAAACCACCGAGCACGAAGAAGATGATGTATTTGAAATCGATACTGCCAAAATGCAACCCACTGAAATAAATGATTATTGATAAAACAGTAATCAACACCGTCGTCATTTTATTGCTGAAAAATGCGGCCAGCAACGGCAGGGACAAATAAAATATCCACTCATATTTTAAGGTCCAGGTGACGCCCGCAGTAACTCTTTTCGCATCAGGATCGCCATTGACGGAATCGCCAAGGTAAAGCAGCCACTTGACGACTTCCTTGGCAAGTTCCGCCAATGAAACATTCAGCTTATAATCATGAACAATAAATGTATAAAGCACGGTAACGGCAACAGCCAGAAGGTACAGCGGGAAGATCCTGAACACTCTGGACGTATAGATTTTCACCCAGGAAATCTTGTTTGAAACACTTTTATCTTTATATATCTTACCGATAAAAAGATAACCGGTAATCATGAAAAACAGACAAACGGCCACCTTGCCAAAATTGTTTATATAGTTAATTTCAGGCGGCAGCCAGTCACCATTTTGCAACCAACCATAAAATATAAAATAATGATGGGCGGCAACCATCAACGCCAGGTAGCCTCGCAGGCCATCGATATAACCAGATCGGCGCCCCTCGGGAAGCCTGATGTTCAGCGGGGTAAATTTGCAAATGGAGACGGTGAGATAACTTAATATTATTGCTAATAAAAACACAAAACCAAACGTTAGAGACGTGGACATTCTTTTGACCCCATAGACACCAAGCTTCTCATACTATCATCAGAATTTTTCATGTAAAGATTTAGTAAATTGCTCCAATGTTACCTTTAGATTTCAGCGCGTTAATACACATTTTTTATGCGCCTCTATAACGCCAAATCACCATGAGGAAAGCTGAGCAAGGGGATAAAAGGAGGAGTTGACGCAATTCGGAGAGGCGAAACCAGGTGGAGGGCCTGCCCTTCCCCAGATCGCTCCAACCTGGGTTGCAAACACGAAGGACAGGCCGCCTTTTCCCGACACAGGAAGAAGGTAATGCCCTTTTATTCGTCAGGCCGCAGCGCGGCGGCAGCCTGAGAACAATTGGGCGGCAAAATCTTTAGAAGCGATAGGTCAGGCTGACCGCCACGATGTCGTCGTTAGACAGTTTCAGTTTGTTATCGTCGTTCAGCTGGTTGATCTGGTAATCAACATAGGCGTACATGTTTTTGTTGAAATAGTAGGTCGCGCCGACATCCACATACTTCACCAGATCGGCGTCGCCGATCCCTTCGATGTCTTTGCCCTTAGACTGCACGTAAGCCAATGAAGGGCGCAGGCCGTTTTCGAATTGATATTGAGCCACCATTTCGAAGTTCTGCGTTTTGTTGGCGAAGCCGGACGTGCCGTTGACGGTAATTGGCGTCATATTGCGCGTTTCGGCGTACATCGCCGCCAGGTAAACCTGGTTGGCGTCGTATTTCACCGCGGTGGTCCAGGCGGTCGCGCTGTCACCCTGGCCGTATTTCAATTCTTTTTGCTTGCTGGTGCGGTTGGAATCGGAGAACGCCGCCGCTACGCCAATGCCCGAGCCGCCGATGTCCTGGTAGTCCAGAGACAGACCATAGCCGTCACCGTTTTGCTTGGTAACGCCGCGGCCATCATTCTCGTTTTTACCCTGGTATTGCACCGCCAGGTTCAGCCCTTCCACCAAACCGAAGAAATCGCGGTTACGGTAGGTGGCCAGACCGTTAGAACGCGCGGTCATAAAGTTGTCGGTGTAGCTGTAGGAGTCACCGCCGAATTCCGGCAGCATGTCGGTGTAAGCTTCCGCGTCGTACACCACGCCGTAGTTGCGGCCGTAGTCGAAGGAACCATAATTGCCAAACTTCAGGCCGGCGAAGCCCAGACGGGTTTTGGTGTCTTTGGTGCCCTGGGCTTCGTCGTGGTTGGCGGCCAGCTGATATTCCCACTGGCCGTAACCGGTCAGTTGATCGGTGATTTGCGTTTCGCCCTTGAACCCGAGACGAACATAGCTTTTGTCGCCGCCAGTGGCATCATCTTTACTGAAATAGTGCTTGCCGTTGACGCGGCCATAAAGATCCAGCTTATTGCCGTCCTTATTATAAATTTCAGCCGCGTTGGCAAAGGAGGTGATTGCCCCGAGGGCAACAGCTAAGGCTAATACACTGCGTTTCATCATTTATTTTCCTAGATATTATAATTAAACCCTGCCCGTCACGCCCAATTTATGATTTGGGCTGTGATCTTTATCTTTTGGTATTTTATGAGCCACCCTAATACAGGGGCCATGTGACATTAGCATCATGAATCCAAACTGCAAATCAAAAAGTTCACAAAACAGCGTGGATAAAGCATGTTTAATTGTAAATAAATATTACAACAAAAATCGACACAACTTATTGATTGCTCGAATATTTTGCCATATAAGTTATAACCAAAATGGTGCAACGCACCAATACAGTGCATAACGGTTTCATTTTGTATGCTTTGCGCGCGATTAACGGATAACAACAAAATTAGCATGGTTACTAATAACGTTACTTATTTCACATTTTCATCTTAACTAAGTCGCTGGGCCGATTTAGCCGCATTCTGACTCTTTTACCCGGTGATTTTATCTAGTGAAGTTATTAATCCTCTCCGGGCAAGCATAATTCGGCTGGCGGAGATATTAATCCGGAAATAAATAACGAGGATGCGCAGAGCAGAAAGTCATTAAGAAAGGCAATGACCGCAGCGTGATAACCTCGCTGCGGCCAATTATCAATACAACGTCGTGCGCGGCACCTCAGTCAACAATATGCCTGCGCGCAGGCCAAGCGCCACATTAGGATTCGGGAACAGGATCCATTCGCTGCCGTGGCTAACGCGATAGCTTTCCCCCGGCTGCTCGTACAGCAGCGCCCCCTGCTTCAGCTCGGTAAAGTTGGCGGTATCGTCGCTGAGGTGCAGCGTGAAATCCTCGCTGCGTTTAATCAGCGACTTCGCGACGCGAAACACCCTCACCTCACGCGCCTGGCGCACGGGCAGAGGTTCATCGCTTATCGCCGCCTGCAGCGCCCGATTAATGGCGGCAAACAGCTGCAGATCGTTGCTGCCGAACGGGCGCGCCTTGCCCAGCTCCAGCGTGCAGCTGGCGGCATTGAGATGCTCGCTGGAAAAGTGGCTGAAGGTGCCGCCTGGCGCACTGTGGATCACCAATGCATCCAGATCGGCGGCATCCAGCAACGCCAGCAGCTCGTCGCTATAAGGGCGCGTCTGGAAAGGCAGAATGCCGAAACGCGGCAGGCGCGATTCACGGATAGCGGTGTGCAAATCGTAGTGGAAGCGCTCCGCGGTTTCACCGTCAAAGAAGTTGCGAACGACCTGTTCCAGCTGCTGCGCCCGCGCGGTTTCCCCGCTGTGGGCAAAATCACTGAAACGGCCGCCGAACATGCGGTTCATGTCGCTGTGTAAATAGCGCTTGCCCGCGCGCATCGCCGCCGGGTTGCCCAAGATCACCAGCAACCGCACCGCCAACGGCCGTTCACCGGCCAGCAAATCGCTAACCAGCTGATTCAGCAGCTCAATAGGTGCAGTCTCGTTACCGTGAATGCCCGCCGACAGCACCAC is drawn from Serratia entomophila and contains these coding sequences:
- a CDS encoding acyltransferase family protein; this encodes MSTSLTFGFVFLLAIILSYLTVSICKFTPLNIRLPEGRRSGYIDGLRGYLALMVAAHHYFIFYGWLQNGDWLPPEINYINNFGKVAVCLFFMITGYLFIGKIYKDKSVSNKISWVKIYTSRVFRIFPLYLLAVAVTVLYTFIVHDYKLNVSLAELAKEVVKWLLYLGDSVNGDPDAKRVTAGVTWTLKYEWIFYLSLPLLAAFFSNKMTTVLITVLSIIIYFSGLHFGSIDFKYIIFFVLGGFTFAIEQRYSDALRASMASAWVSVIGLVAIVLVIFFTKDPLGPLGALCMLVFFVPVVMGNSIFGVLSGSGAIKLGEISFSLYLLHGIVFYTALVFFIDKSMIGGMNSYLMFMPLGMIALVIISLMTYKGIEKPFIDFGRQLANGKVFRSGVSKAR
- a CDS encoding porin; amino-acid sequence: MMKRSVLALAVALGAITSFANAAEIYNKDGNKLDLYGRVNGKHYFSKDDATGGDKSYVRLGFKGETQITDQLTGYGQWEYQLAANHDEAQGTKDTKTRLGFAGLKFGNYGSFDYGRNYGVVYDAEAYTDMLPEFGGDSYSYTDNFMTARSNGLATYRNRDFFGLVEGLNLAVQYQGKNENDGRGVTKQNGDGYGLSLDYQDIGGSGIGVAAAFSDSNRTSKQKELKYGQGDSATAWTTAVKYDANQVYLAAMYAETRNMTPITVNGTSGFANKTQNFEMVAQYQFENGLRPSLAYVQSKGKDIEGIGDADLVKYVDVGATYYFNKNMYAYVDYQINQLNDDNKLKLSNDDIVAVSLTYRF
- the astE gene encoding succinylglutamate desuccinylase, whose product is MFDLLPLTLEGAVPPEQQGETPLLRWRWLGEGLLEMTPLRSYRQAVVLSAGIHGNETAPIELLNQLVSDLLAGERPLAVRLLVILGNPAAMRAGKRYLHSDMNRMFGGRFSDFAHSGETARAQQLEQVVRNFFDGETAERFHYDLHTAIRESRLPRFGILPFQTRPYSDELLALLDAADLDALVIHSAPGGTFSHFSSEHLNAASCTLELGKARPFGSNDLQLFAAINRALQAAISDEPLPVRQAREVRVFRVAKSLIKRSEDFTLHLSDDTANFTELKQGALLYEQPGESYRVSHGSEWILFPNPNVALGLRAGILLTEVPRTTLY